A single Ochrobactrum sp. BTU1 DNA region contains:
- a CDS encoding fucose isomerase, with the protein MQDIILVANGDLRESANIQCWPEQANMESRLIAAIEKLGRKAVRGYGIDPKTGHGFITTQKQGIEAFSKINRDAPLIVAEAVWQYSQNILAGLIAHRGPILTVANWSGTYPGLVGLLNLNGSLTKAGVEYASLWSEDFTDQWFLNKLNEWLKTGNVTSHDTSHVKSFNHATVPVHLVEQASHIAKDLLENRSIMGIFDEGCMGMYNAIIPDELLFPLGVFKERLSQSALYHAAINVSQEDAWQAYQWLLDAGMTFHLGKDEAQELTEAQVLGQCQTYIAAVRMAEQFGCETIGIQYQQGLKDLLPASDLVEGLLNNEDRPPVRNAQGEIIREGKAVVHFNEVDECAGLDALMINRLHRALGEPVETTLHDLRWGDVDRGGTTDEYVWVFEISGAAPSAHHEGGYRGSDSVRQPPMFFGKGGGTLRGIAKPGELVWSRIYVEDGRLKMDIGRGKAVSLSPQETERRWNLTNREWPMMHGVLYGVTRDQMMARHKANHIQVVYSRDVSAADDAMLAKASLAHQLGIEVHLCGSRANGAPLQ; encoded by the coding sequence ATGCAGGATATCATTCTCGTCGCCAATGGCGACTTGCGTGAAAGCGCGAATATTCAATGCTGGCCTGAACAGGCCAATATGGAAAGCCGTCTCATTGCGGCAATCGAGAAACTTGGCAGGAAAGCGGTACGCGGATATGGTATCGATCCAAAAACCGGCCACGGTTTCATTACAACGCAAAAGCAAGGCATTGAGGCTTTCTCAAAGATCAATCGCGATGCACCACTGATTGTTGCGGAAGCGGTCTGGCAATATTCCCAGAATATTCTTGCAGGCCTCATCGCTCATCGTGGTCCGATCCTGACAGTCGCTAACTGGTCGGGAACCTATCCCGGCCTCGTTGGCCTGCTCAATCTTAACGGCTCGCTGACAAAGGCGGGCGTTGAATATGCTTCGCTTTGGAGTGAGGATTTCACCGATCAGTGGTTTCTGAACAAGCTCAATGAGTGGCTGAAAACAGGTAACGTTACTTCACATGATACATCTCATGTGAAGTCGTTTAACCATGCGACAGTGCCGGTGCATCTTGTTGAGCAAGCTTCGCACATTGCAAAAGACCTTCTCGAGAACAGATCCATCATGGGCATTTTCGATGAGGGGTGCATGGGAATGTATAATGCGATCATTCCCGATGAACTATTGTTTCCATTAGGTGTTTTCAAAGAACGCCTCTCGCAGTCGGCACTCTATCATGCTGCGATCAATGTTTCTCAGGAGGACGCTTGGCAAGCCTATCAATGGCTGCTTGATGCTGGAATGACTTTTCATCTTGGCAAAGATGAAGCGCAGGAATTGACGGAAGCACAGGTGCTTGGTCAGTGCCAGACCTATATCGCTGCCGTACGTATGGCAGAGCAGTTTGGATGTGAGACGATTGGTATCCAGTATCAGCAAGGCTTGAAAGATCTGCTTCCCGCCTCCGACCTCGTTGAAGGACTTCTTAATAACGAGGATCGCCCGCCTGTGCGTAACGCACAAGGAGAGATCATCCGTGAAGGTAAGGCCGTAGTTCATTTCAATGAAGTGGATGAATGTGCGGGCCTTGATGCTTTGATGATCAATCGCCTGCATCGCGCGCTTGGTGAGCCGGTTGAGACCACACTTCATGATCTGCGTTGGGGTGATGTGGATCGAGGCGGGACGACGGATGAATATGTCTGGGTGTTTGAGATTTCAGGTGCAGCACCGTCTGCTCATCATGAGGGTGGCTATCGAGGATCGGATTCTGTACGGCAGCCTCCGATGTTCTTTGGTAAAGGCGGCGGCACCCTTCGTGGTATAGCCAAGCCCGGTGAGCTGGTCTGGTCGCGCATATATGTGGAAGATGGGCGGCTTAAAATGGATATCGGACGCGGAAAGGCGGTGTCGCTTTCACCTCAGGAAACTGAGAGACGCTGGAATCTCACCAATCGAGAATGGCCGATGATGCACGGTGTGCTCTATGGCGTCACCCGTGATCAGATGATGGCACGTCATAAGGCCAACCATATACAGGTTGTCTATTCGCGTGATGTTTCTGCGGCAGACGATGCAATGCTGGCCAAAGCAAGTCTCGCACACCAGCTGGGCATTGAAGTTCATCTTTGCGGGTCGCGCGCCAACGGTGCGCCATTGCAATAG
- a CDS encoding FadR family transcriptional regulator, with product MVIGSVSPHVDRGKLHMHIVAAIEARILSGELQVGERLPSEAEIGRTFGVSTRSVREAMQVLETKGLVRRRHGERAEVVRDDVSEFMDSLVSSVGSLFARDSSYLVQAMDVRRLIEVDVAGRLASGEGELRDGVTAALDVMRKSADDNDFSRFAEGDAAFHRALVQSLGNEILTSLHGNLHSLISEVIKVSSRVPSKKLSAGLAEHENIYGLIAAGNASDAREAMREHITNSTAYLEQAIRQSRSRPETG from the coding sequence ATGGTGATTGGTTCAGTTTCCCCTCATGTCGATCGCGGCAAGTTGCATATGCATATTGTTGCCGCGATAGAGGCACGCATTCTTTCTGGTGAGCTTCAGGTGGGAGAACGTCTGCCTTCTGAGGCCGAAATTGGCAGGACATTCGGTGTTAGCACGCGATCTGTGCGCGAAGCCATGCAGGTTCTTGAAACCAAAGGGCTGGTGCGGCGTCGCCATGGTGAAAGAGCGGAAGTTGTCCGGGATGATGTCAGCGAGTTCATGGACTCACTGGTATCGTCAGTTGGATCGCTTTTTGCGCGAGACTCGTCTTATCTCGTTCAGGCCATGGATGTGCGTCGCCTGATCGAAGTGGACGTTGCGGGGCGTCTCGCCTCTGGCGAGGGAGAGCTGCGTGATGGAGTAACTGCAGCCCTCGATGTCATGCGGAAGTCTGCCGATGATAACGATTTTTCGCGTTTCGCCGAAGGCGACGCGGCTTTCCATCGGGCTTTGGTGCAATCTTTGGGCAATGAGATTTTAACGTCACTGCACGGCAATCTTCATTCGCTCATCTCAGAGGTCATCAAAGTATCGAGCCGAGTTCCGAGCAAGAAACTGAGTGCGGGGCTGGCCGAGCATGAGAATATTTACGGGCTGATTGCAGCGGGTAATGCCAGCGATGCGCGCGAAGCGATGCGCGAACACATCACCAATAGTACGGCTTATCTCGAACAGGCGATCAGGCAATCCAGAAGCAGGCCTGAAACGGGCTAA